A window of Elusimicrobiota bacterium contains these coding sequences:
- a CDS encoding TolC family protein: MKKWILVLLFSTPPLLGAGPDGVFPTVDDLLNRVEQSNPELRAARGEAEAAAARADRAGVWPNPVVGFSKEKIPAGDRMTHWRGEQEIPFPGKPTQERRMGRHEAASAAARARSKTLEFRTEARDLAAQLRRSEAVTSLIDQEIESLDALVASLRARLSAGRGGSGGMGGAASGSPAADLFSLEAERGRMENMLREERQEGRAARLRLNQLLDRPLDLPVVVSAPPVLMPPAQSLEALLETSKTDSPMLALARHERGHAQAQRTQAALAWAPDLAVMVDEQKMDTGESGREVGVSLSVPLWIAGPWADNREARRHRDAAEDAARAMTVEVERQLRTEHAEVLARLESARAYEQAIRPAAQSALDLVRRQYESGRGEFARVLDALRSRLAVETEYQEALAQYANHWGMLEEWAGAPLSPAAR; this comes from the coding sequence ATGAAAAAATGGATTTTGGTGTTATTGTTTTCCACCCCGCCGCTGTTGGGCGCGGGGCCGGACGGTGTATTTCCAACGGTGGACGATCTATTGAATCGGGTGGAGCAATCCAATCCCGAACTCCGGGCGGCCCGGGGGGAAGCCGAAGCGGCCGCGGCCCGGGCCGATCGCGCGGGCGTGTGGCCCAACCCGGTGGTGGGGTTCTCGAAGGAAAAAATCCCCGCGGGGGACCGAATGACCCACTGGCGGGGGGAACAGGAAATTCCTTTCCCCGGGAAACCCACCCAGGAGCGGCGTATGGGGCGCCACGAAGCGGCCTCGGCCGCGGCCCGGGCGCGGTCAAAAACCCTGGAATTCCGGACCGAAGCGCGGGATTTGGCGGCCCAACTGCGACGGTCGGAGGCGGTGACGTCCCTGATTGACCAGGAGATCGAATCTCTGGACGCCCTGGTGGCGTCCCTACGGGCGCGCCTTTCGGCCGGGCGGGGCGGGTCCGGCGGGATGGGGGGGGCGGCGTCCGGCTCTCCGGCGGCGGATTTGTTTTCCCTGGAAGCCGAGCGGGGCCGCATGGAGAACATGCTTCGGGAAGAACGGCAGGAGGGCCGGGCGGCTCGCCTGCGTCTCAACCAGCTGTTGGACCGACCCTTGGACCTGCCCGTCGTCGTGTCGGCGCCGCCGGTTTTGATGCCCCCGGCGCAATCCCTGGAAGCGCTCCTGGAAACATCGAAAACAGATAGCCCCATGTTGGCCCTGGCCCGCCACGAGCGCGGACACGCCCAGGCCCAACGAACCCAGGCGGCCTTGGCCTGGGCCCCGGACCTCGCCGTCATGGTGGACGAGCAAAAAATGGACACCGGCGAATCCGGGCGGGAAGTGGGTGTTTCGTTGTCGGTGCCCCTGTGGATTGCGGGCCCCTGGGCGGACAACCGGGAGGCCCGCCGGCACCGGGACGCGGCGGAGGACGCCGCCCGGGCCATGACGGTGGAGGTGGAACGCCAATTGCGCACGGAACACGCCGAAGTCTTGGCCCGGCTGGAATCGGCCCGCGCCTACGAACAGGCCATCCGCCCGGCGGCCCAAAGCGCCCTGGATCTGGTGCGCCGGCAATACGAAAGCGGGCGGGGGGAATTCGCCCGGGTGTTGGACGCCTTGCGGTCCCGGTTGGCCGTGGAAACCGAATACCAGGAAGCCCTGGCCCAATACGCCAACCACTGGGGCATGCTGGAAGAATGGGCCGGCGCGCCGCTCTCGCCGGCGGCCCGGTGA
- a CDS encoding efflux RND transporter periplasmic adaptor subunit, with amino-acid sequence MKSLLLILLGLFSPLGFIGCRDASGPAATAKLYRCPMHPTYTSHRPGECPICHMSLVAAEPEPAPAPTEEKKPLFYRNPMNPDVTSPGPAKDEMGMEYVPVYAVESSSEAVVPGRGPVTVAADKEQWIGVRTAPVERRDLEVLVRASARVSYDPDLYAALAEHREALAARDRSGDPEGRSRAESLVRASRLRLAQLGLTDKQMDAMSKQGGGGLLAGSGPRWVYAQIFEDEAALIKPGQRAELTSPAFPGRVLNGRVEAVDRVVDPATRTLRARVLVSDGESLLRPEMFLEAVLHVGLGRRLVAPKEALIDTGIRRLVYVKTAPGRYAPREVTTGREGENDVEVLTGLEAGETVAASGNFLLDSESRLKSVVSDGKAR; translated from the coding sequence ATGAAATCATTGCTCCTGATCTTGCTTGGACTTTTCTCTCCCTTGGGTTTCATCGGTTGCCGGGACGCTTCGGGCCCGGCCGCGACGGCCAAGTTGTATCGATGCCCCATGCACCCGACGTACACGTCCCATCGCCCGGGCGAATGCCCCATCTGCCACATGTCCCTGGTGGCGGCCGAACCGGAACCCGCGCCCGCGCCGACGGAGGAAAAAAAGCCCCTGTTCTATCGAAACCCCATGAACCCCGACGTGACGTCGCCCGGTCCCGCCAAAGACGAGATGGGAATGGAATACGTCCCCGTCTACGCTGTCGAATCCTCCTCCGAAGCCGTGGTGCCTGGTCGCGGACCGGTGACCGTGGCGGCCGACAAAGAGCAATGGATCGGTGTCCGGACGGCGCCGGTGGAACGGCGGGATTTGGAAGTGCTCGTCCGCGCCAGCGCCCGGGTGTCCTACGACCCGGACCTCTACGCCGCTTTGGCGGAGCACCGGGAGGCCTTGGCGGCGCGGGACCGCTCCGGCGATCCCGAGGGGCGGTCCCGGGCGGAGTCCCTGGTCCGCGCCTCCCGCCTGCGGCTGGCCCAATTGGGTCTGACCGACAAGCAAATGGACGCCATGTCCAAGCAGGGCGGCGGCGGGCTTCTGGCGGGATCGGGCCCCCGCTGGGTGTACGCCCAGATTTTTGAAGACGAAGCGGCCTTGATTAAACCGGGCCAGCGGGCCGAATTGACTTCGCCCGCCTTTCCGGGCCGGGTGTTGAACGGCCGCGTGGAAGCGGTGGACCGGGTGGTGGACCCGGCCACCCGGACTCTTCGGGCGCGCGTCCTGGTTTCCGATGGGGAAAGTCTCCTTCGACCGGAGATGTTTTTGGAAGCCGTCTTGCACGTGGGCCTGGGTCGCCGCCTGGTGGCGCCCAAGGAAGCCTTGATCGACACGGGAATCCGCCGGCTGGTGTATGTGAAGACGGCGCCCGGGCGCTACGCGCCCCGGGAAGTGACCACGGGCCGCGAGGGGGAAAACGACGTGGAAGTGTTGACCGGGCTGGAAGCGGGCGAGACCGTGGCGGCCTCGGGCAACTTCCTGCTGGATTCCGAGTCGCGTCTCAAATCCGTCGTGAGCGACGGGAAAGCGCGCTAA